One Bacteroidota bacterium DNA segment encodes these proteins:
- a CDS encoding metallopeptidase family protein, with translation MQKSEFDEIVSLCFESLPEIFKTNIDNVQFSVEDYPTHDQLSKIKHTSKYSLLGLYEGVPRKYRGPGYGMSAMVPDRITLFQNNIESVSMNETDLKSKIREVLMHEIGHYFGMTEDEIRKAGY, from the coding sequence ATGCAAAAAAGTGAATTTGACGAAATAGTCTCTCTTTGTTTTGAAAGCCTCCCCGAAATTTTTAAAACTAACATCGATAATGTTCAATTTTCGGTAGAAGATTATCCAACCCACGACCAATTATCAAAAATAAAGCATACTTCAAAGTACTCGCTACTCGGTTTATATGAAGGAGTGCCACGAAAATACAGAGGACCTGGATACGGTATGAGTGCAATGGTGCCCGACAGGATAACTCTTTTTCAGAATAACATTGAATCTGTATCTATGAATGAGACAGATTTGAAAAGCAAAATCCGAGAAGTATTGATGCATGAGATTGGTCATTATTTCGGAATGACTGAAGATGAAATTCGTAAAGCCGGTTATTAA
- a CDS encoding DASS family sodium-coupled anion symporter: protein MITKSKIGFIVGPIIFVTILLMPVPETFLHNVRQIPNLTEIETLELATGMKNVLIPIFQVKGLVNGTLFDFTFANTIKNYAHPVIGLFFGCFLLAAAMQKYGIDKRATLWILTRGKIAANPNRILLAMMYSSAFMSMWISNTATVAILLPIAMGLIVHSKLQDSKNGFGVALMLGIAWSASVGGVGTIIGTPPNGIAISILKQNGLHTINFLDWMKIGVPYVVLFIPILWFLLIKLFPVSNDTIIDVKFLNSQQSQIGRLKTGEILTASVFLLAIFLWISRPFWDTLLTNNISEILSWIDEYLIGLFAGLILFAIPVNFKKLEFVLNWKDTKFVEWGTLILFGGGLALSDAMFKTGLASWIAASFIGSFGSPSTFVMLMIVVVFIVFLTEVTSNTAVTSMMVPVLIAIALKTGNDPITFAVAVAFSASLAFMLPVATPPNALVFSTGFVKMTQMVKAGFILNIIACFFTLIIFFIFGHLIFKILTF, encoded by the coding sequence GTGATTACAAAATCAAAAATAGGCTTCATAGTTGGTCCAATTATTTTTGTTACAATTTTATTGATGCCTGTTCCCGAAACTTTTCTTCATAATGTCAGGCAAATCCCAAACCTAACCGAAATCGAAACTCTTGAATTAGCAACAGGAATGAAAAACGTATTAATTCCTATATTTCAAGTGAAAGGATTGGTTAACGGTACGTTATTCGATTTTACATTTGCAAATACTATTAAAAATTATGCACATCCCGTAATCGGGTTGTTCTTCGGTTGTTTTTTATTAGCGGCTGCGATGCAGAAATATGGTATTGATAAACGGGCGACTTTATGGATTTTAACACGAGGGAAAATAGCAGCTAACCCGAACAGGATTTTATTAGCTATGATGTATTCGAGTGCGTTCATGTCGATGTGGATTTCAAATACTGCTACCGTAGCGATTCTTCTTCCGATTGCAATGGGGCTTATAGTGCACAGTAAATTGCAAGATTCGAAGAATGGTTTTGGAGTTGCACTGATGTTAGGAATAGCATGGTCAGCTTCTGTTGGGGGTGTCGGGACGATAATCGGAACGCCGCCAAACGGTATTGCTATTTCTATCCTAAAACAAAATGGCTTACATACAATTAATTTTTTAGATTGGATGAAGATTGGTGTACCGTATGTGGTTTTGTTTATTCCTATTCTGTGGTTTTTATTAATCAAATTATTCCCCGTATCAAACGATACAATCATCGACGTTAAATTTCTGAATAGCCAACAATCTCAAATTGGAAGACTCAAGACCGGCGAAATTTTAACTGCATCGGTTTTTCTGTTAGCGATATTTTTATGGATTAGCAGACCTTTCTGGGATACTCTTCTTACAAATAACATTTCAGAAATATTAAGTTGGATTGATGAGTATCTAATTGGACTTTTTGCCGGATTAATTCTTTTTGCAATACCGGTAAATTTCAAAAAGTTAGAATTCGTTCTGAATTGGAAAGACACAAAATTTGTTGAATGGGGAACTCTGATTTTGTTCGGTGGCGGACTCGCGCTTTCAGATGCAATGTTTAAAACAGGTTTAGCTTCATGGATTGCAGCATCGTTTATCGGGTCCTTCGGTTCACCCTCTACTTTTGTTATGTTAATGATTGTAGTTGTATTTATTGTATTTTTAACTGAGGTAACTTCAAACACTGCCGTTACATCTATGATGGTTCCGGTATTAATTGCAATTGCATTAAAAACCGGCAACGACCCAATAACGTTTGCGGTAGCTGTTGCTTTTTCGGCTTCGTTAGCTTTTATGCTTCCGGTTGCAACCCCTCCGAACGCATTAGTATTCAGCACTGGATTTGTAAAGATGACACAAATGGTAAAAGCCGGATTTATCTTAAATATCATTGCGTGTTTTTTTACTTTAATAATTTTCTTTATATTTGGACATCTAATATTTAAAATACTAACATTCTAA
- a CDS encoding hemerythrin domain-containing protein, with amino-acid sequence MKKKFNPIVVFIQEHSSLLLILKKLNAAAQSIEKEGVKTKSIKTINDVIKVLEEEIIHHNVMEEEALFPVLEQYVEGPTELLVDEHKLMRKKFLNLKKTLAQAQLPKASKLISQKLVLNIRETVHVYVNHIHKENYILFPLLKRFLSKEELDKVASKMR; translated from the coding sequence ATGAAAAAGAAGTTTAACCCCATTGTTGTGTTCATACAAGAACACTCAAGCTTGTTGTTGATTTTAAAAAAACTAAATGCAGCCGCTCAATCCATCGAGAAGGAGGGAGTAAAAACAAAATCTATAAAAACCATCAATGATGTAATCAAAGTGTTAGAGGAGGAGATAATCCATCATAATGTGATGGAAGAGGAAGCCTTGTTTCCCGTGCTAGAGCAATATGTTGAAGGACCAACCGAATTACTGGTCGATGAACATAAGTTGATGCGAAAGAAGTTTTTGAACTTAAAAAAGACACTTGCACAAGCTCAATTACCTAAGGCATCAAAATTAATTTCTCAGAAATTAGTTTTAAATATCCGGGAAACTGTTCATGTATACGTGAATCATATACACAAAGAAAACTATATCCTTTTTCCGCTGCTGAAAAGATTTTTATCGAAAGAAGAATTGGATAAAGTTGCATCAAAGATGAGGTGA
- the pelA gene encoding pectate lyase, whose protein sequence is MIKIKHNIPRIGHAIYILLLIIVLAVASWAQQYKDTNDNQTIDTTGFIDSTHHWYDIYDEDKVITPSPHQPRYKINQIVEISDNILLYQKLNGGWPKNYDMLAILTEEQKYSLQKVKEKTNTTFDNGATHSQIHYLAKAYTATKIGRFKAGCLRGIDFILAAQYPNGGFPQFFPDTSGYRKYITFNDGAMIGVMKVLHDIIQNKPWYSFVDSFTRIKVLQAFDKGVECILKCQIIQHSKLAGWSQQHDNVNFRPQGARTFEPAALGGEESADIVRFLMSLENPSLEIISAIQTAVKWLKESQIYGIRVETIEAPAMVYKYSTSKIDRVVVEDPKAVPIWARLYELGTNKPLFCNRDGIPVYSLAEVERERRSGYSWYTYEPDRVFKEYPKWQKKWAPDNNELK, encoded by the coding sequence ATGATAAAAATAAAACATAATATTCCTCGAATTGGACATGCGATTTATATTTTATTACTCATCATAGTATTAGCAGTTGCATCGTGGGCGCAACAATATAAGGACACTAATGACAATCAAACGATTGATACTACAGGTTTCATAGACAGCACACACCATTGGTACGACATCTACGACGAGGATAAAGTCATTACTCCTTCACCGCATCAGCCGAGATATAAAATAAACCAAATAGTAGAAATCTCAGATAACATTTTACTGTATCAAAAGTTGAATGGCGGATGGCCCAAGAACTACGATATGCTCGCCATATTAACCGAAGAGCAAAAATATTCGTTGCAAAAAGTAAAAGAAAAAACGAATACTACTTTCGACAACGGGGCAACACATTCACAGATACATTATTTGGCTAAAGCATATACGGCTACAAAGATTGGAAGATTTAAAGCGGGTTGTTTGAGAGGAATAGATTTCATACTTGCGGCGCAATACCCCAACGGTGGCTTTCCCCAGTTTTTTCCAGACACAAGCGGCTACAGAAAATATATTACATTCAACGACGGTGCTATGATCGGTGTAATGAAAGTGCTCCATGATATTATCCAAAATAAGCCTTGGTATTCGTTTGTGGATAGTTTCACACGTATTAAGGTATTGCAAGCTTTTGATAAAGGGGTAGAGTGTATTTTGAAATGTCAGATAATTCAACACAGTAAGTTGGCAGGATGGAGTCAGCAACACGATAACGTGAATTTTCGTCCTCAAGGTGCAAGGACATTTGAGCCGGCTGCACTGGGTGGAGAGGAAAGTGCTGATATTGTTCGTTTCTTGATGAGTTTAGAAAATCCAAGCCTGGAAATTATTAGCGCGATCCAAACAGCCGTAAAATGGCTCAAGGAATCACAAATATATGGTATTCGAGTGGAAACAATTGAAGCTCCGGCAATGGTTTATAAATACTCCACATCAAAGATCGACCGGGTGGTTGTTGAAGATCCAAAAGCAGTGCCCATCTGGGCGCGGCTTTATGAACTGGGAACGAACAAACCTCTGTTCTGTAATAGAGACGGAATACCGGTTTATTCTTTAGCAGAAGTAGAGAGAGAGCGGAGAAGCGGATATAGCTGGTACACTTACGAACCGGACAGAGTGTTCAAAGAATATCCCAAATGGCAGAAGAAGTGGGCACCGGATAATAACGAACTGAAATGA
- a CDS encoding alpha/beta hydrolase-fold protein, with translation MQKERNAIQQFIFSTDTMGGYGAAKFGLKHDTLFFFAGCLSPAIHAPFGLEDSAIVSRRSKEAIQTIRDIFGATRNSYWDENDVFALTPKADPTSSPFFYLAVGSQDGLPEILELTYKFAVTLRKQGIEFELHETAGAHDWKFWNKEIEIVLHRIKQLRKMK, from the coding sequence ATGCAAAAGGAACGGAACGCTATACAACAATTTATCTTCTCCACGGATACGATGGGTGGCTACGGCGCAGCAAAATTCGGATTGAAACATGATACTCTTTTTTTCTTCGCGGGATGTTTGAGTCCGGCAATTCACGCACCTTTCGGGCTTGAAGATTCTGCTATCGTCTCGAGGCGTTCAAAGGAAGCGATTCAAACTATTCGGGATATTTTTGGTGCAACGAGAAACAGTTATTGGGATGAGAACGATGTATTTGCGCTTACCCCAAAAGCTGACCCAACATCCTCACCATTCTTTTATCTTGCTGTCGGCTCACAGGATGGTTTACCTGAGATTTTGGAGTTGACTTACAAATTTGCCGTTACATTAAGAAAGCAAGGTATCGAATTTGAATTACACGAAACCGCCGGTGCACACGATTGGAAATTCTGGAATAAAGAAATTGAAATCGTTCTGCATAGAATCAAACAATTGAGAAAGATGAAGTAG